The following are from one region of the Rhodopirellula sp. P2 genome:
- the flhA gene encoding flagellar biosynthesis protein FlhA produces MRYRDLVLPIGIIMCLVVILVPLPPFLMDLLLAANITVGVIVLLTTVYVTTPLDFSIFPSLLLATTLARLVLNVATTRLILTSTESGSGGAAGGVIQGFGEFVAGDRIEIGIIIFVIIVLIQFIVITKGATRISEVAARFALDGMPGRQMAIDADMNAGLIDEKEAQRRREEIANQADFYGAMDGASKFVRGDAIAGIVITLVNVAGGLYIGVMRYGMTVSEAAELFTKLTIGDGLVSQVPALLISLAAGLLVTRSARKASLPEQFLQQLFSNPKALAVAGGFLSMLILTNLPAIPMATLGASCIGLAVVMNRQNKQIERDELDAEEAEQAAASAPAEKRVEDYLNVDPMELAIGLGLLSLADPNRGGDLMQRITGVRHSIAGDIGVVLPKVRIRDDMNLHDYEYEIRIAGNPLTKQRVLPDRLLAIDSGHTTGVIDGEPTKDPTFGEPAVWIDPIRREQAAIYGYTTVEPGAVLATHLQELARRHADELLNRDATKHLIDELKTAAPAVVDELIPGMLKISDVQQVLQTLLREDVPIRQLAIILETLGDHAGRTKDPIWLSEYVRHRLARTISTRYRDEMGQLHVVALDPAMEDRIAAGIEHTERGLFVRMSPQAVDSTCDKISQAVKKLITLGHTPVILVSPRIRPGLRQIIAGSMPRVRVLSYNEITQDTKIQSHGVVSD; encoded by the coding sequence ATGCGCTACCGAGATTTGGTTTTGCCGATTGGCATCATCATGTGTTTGGTGGTGATCCTCGTGCCGCTGCCGCCGTTCTTGATGGACTTGTTGCTGGCAGCCAACATCACCGTCGGTGTGATTGTGCTGCTGACCACGGTCTATGTGACCACGCCGCTCGATTTCAGCATTTTCCCGTCGTTGTTGCTGGCCACAACGCTCGCTCGATTGGTGCTCAACGTCGCCACGACGCGGTTGATTTTGACCAGCACCGAATCTGGCAGCGGGGGTGCCGCCGGCGGTGTGATCCAGGGGTTTGGCGAATTTGTCGCTGGGGACCGGATCGAAATCGGGATCATTATCTTTGTGATCATCGTGTTGATTCAGTTCATCGTGATCACCAAGGGTGCGACTCGCATCAGTGAAGTCGCCGCCCGATTCGCGTTGGACGGGATGCCAGGTCGCCAGATGGCGATCGACGCGGACATGAACGCGGGTTTGATCGATGAAAAAGAAGCTCAACGTCGGCGGGAAGAAATCGCCAACCAAGCTGACTTTTACGGGGCAATGGACGGTGCCAGTAAGTTTGTCCGCGGGGATGCCATTGCCGGCATCGTGATCACGCTGGTCAACGTGGCCGGTGGTCTCTACATCGGTGTGATGCGATATGGCATGACCGTGTCCGAGGCCGCGGAGTTGTTCACCAAGCTGACCATCGGCGACGGTCTGGTCAGCCAGGTGCCGGCGTTGTTGATCTCGCTGGCCGCTGGTTTGTTGGTCACGCGGAGTGCTCGCAAAGCCAGTTTGCCCGAACAGTTTTTGCAGCAGTTGTTCAGCAATCCAAAGGCACTGGCGGTCGCTGGTGGCTTTCTATCGATGTTGATCCTGACCAACTTGCCCGCGATTCCCATGGCAACCTTGGGTGCAAGCTGTATCGGGTTGGCCGTCGTGATGAATCGGCAGAACAAACAAATCGAACGAGATGAGTTGGATGCCGAAGAGGCGGAGCAAGCCGCCGCCTCCGCACCGGCTGAGAAACGAGTCGAGGACTACTTGAATGTGGACCCGATGGAGTTGGCGATTGGCTTGGGGTTGTTGTCTTTGGCAGACCCCAACCGTGGCGGCGACTTGATGCAGCGAATCACGGGGGTTCGTCACTCGATCGCGGGCGACATTGGCGTCGTGCTCCCCAAGGTCCGGATTCGCGACGACATGAATTTGCACGATTACGAATACGAGATTCGGATTGCCGGGAACCCACTGACCAAACAACGCGTGTTGCCGGATCGTTTGTTGGCGATCGACAGCGGCCACACCACGGGCGTGATCGATGGTGAACCGACCAAGGATCCAACCTTCGGCGAACCTGCCGTTTGGATCGATCCGATCCGTCGCGAACAAGCTGCAATTTATGGATACACAACCGTGGAACCAGGGGCGGTTTTGGCGACCCACTTGCAAGAGCTGGCTCGCCGTCATGCGGACGAATTGTTGAATCGTGACGCAACCAAGCATTTGATCGACGAGTTGAAGACAGCCGCACCGGCTGTGGTCGACGAACTGATCCCAGGGATGTTGAAGATCAGCGACGTTCAGCAGGTCCTGCAAACACTGCTTCGCGAAGATGTGCCGATTCGACAATTGGCGATCATCTTGGAGACGCTGGGCGATCATGCCGGGCGAACGAAGGATCCGATTTGGCTCAGCGAATACGTCCGTCATCGTTTGGCTCGCACGATCAGCACACGCTACCGGGACGAGATGGGCCAGCTGCACGTGGTGGCGCTGGATCCTGCCATGGAAGATCGCATTGCGGCGGGAATCGAACATACCGAGCGAGGACTTTTTGTCCGGATGAGCCCACAAGCGGTGGACTCGACTTGCGACAAAATCTCCCAAGCAGTTAAGAAACTAATCACGCTGGGCCACACCCCTGTGATTTTGGTCAGCCCGCGGATTCGTCCCGGACTTCGCCAGATCATTGCTGGTTCTATGCCCCGCGTTCGTGTGCTGTCGTACAACGAAATCACACAGGACACAAAAATCCAGTCACACGGCGTGGTGAGTGATTGA
- the flhF gene encoding flagellar biosynthesis protein FlhF has product MHIRTFRAANLQAALADIRNQMGPEASVLHTRQVRNGWMGWLGRTHVEVTAGLHGGPVEGAMNGNAGHHVPANYAEEPLLPADVRSVNSVAASSGYGASPTGIPGGSAGRNPVEATYQKFDAAHPLRSGSVTGSEAGQGGFYGSGYSSSELTPADSLSLRLLQAGVDESTARRWMASASSFAAGIADSESAVQNDQRWMEHLQRAVARELNLCGPIRTQPGDRHIVALVGPTGVGKTTTVAKLAAGFRIEARRRVGLLTIDTYRIAAVQQLKAYAEIMDLPMQVVEKPEQMETALSALGDVDLVLIDTAGRSPRSDARIEQLSEFLRAAHPDETHLVLSATSSGENIRTTLEGFAPVRANAVTLTKLDETPCTAAVLAALTGRDRGAAPPLSYLTNGQQVPDDIAVADASGLVAQLLPQMPTAGLGEMGFETMDGYESLHYGEAA; this is encoded by the coding sequence ATGCATATACGAACTTTTCGAGCAGCGAATCTGCAAGCGGCTCTTGCCGACATCCGAAATCAAATGGGCCCGGAGGCTTCCGTGCTTCATACGCGGCAGGTCCGCAATGGCTGGATGGGCTGGCTTGGCCGGACCCATGTGGAAGTCACCGCGGGGTTGCACGGTGGTCCTGTTGAAGGGGCCATGAACGGCAACGCGGGCCATCATGTTCCAGCGAATTATGCGGAGGAGCCGTTGTTACCAGCGGATGTTCGCTCCGTCAATTCGGTGGCAGCGTCGTCCGGCTACGGTGCGTCGCCGACTGGCATCCCAGGGGGCTCGGCCGGTCGAAATCCAGTGGAAGCGACTTATCAGAAATTTGACGCGGCCCATCCACTTCGCTCGGGTTCCGTGACGGGATCCGAGGCAGGGCAGGGCGGTTTTTATGGTTCGGGGTATTCTTCCTCCGAGCTGACTCCGGCCGATTCCTTGTCGTTGCGGTTGTTGCAGGCTGGGGTGGATGAGTCCACGGCTCGCCGCTGGATGGCTTCGGCATCCAGCTTCGCCGCCGGGATCGCCGATTCGGAGTCCGCGGTCCAGAACGACCAACGTTGGATGGAGCATTTGCAACGCGCAGTCGCGAGGGAATTGAACCTTTGCGGTCCGATTCGAACTCAGCCCGGTGACCGTCACATTGTTGCGTTGGTCGGCCCGACGGGCGTTGGCAAGACGACGACGGTCGCCAAGTTAGCGGCCGGGTTTCGGATTGAAGCTCGCCGGCGTGTGGGATTGCTGACGATCGACACGTACCGAATCGCGGCGGTCCAACAACTCAAGGCTTACGCCGAGATCATGGACCTGCCCATGCAGGTCGTGGAAAAACCCGAACAGATGGAAACGGCGCTCAGTGCGTTGGGGGATGTCGACCTTGTCTTGATTGACACGGCTGGACGCAGTCCCCGCAGTGACGCCCGCATCGAACAGCTCTCCGAGTTCTTGCGAGCGGCGCACCCTGATGAAACACACTTGGTTCTCAGTGCGACCAGTTCGGGTGAAAACATCCGCACGACGTTGGAAGGTTTCGCCCCGGTGCGAGCCAACGCGGTCACGCTGACCAAACTGGACGAGACGCCTTGCACCGCCGCTGTGTTGGCCGCGTTGACGGGGCGTGATCGCGGCGCAGCGCCGCCACTGAGCTATTTGACCAACGGTCAACAGGTCCCGGATGACATCGCCGTGGCGGATGCCTCTGGCTTGGTGGCACAATTGTTGCCACAGATGCCTACCGCTGGTTTGGGGGAGATGGGTTTTGAGACAATGGACGGGTACGAATCCTTGCACTATGGCGAGGCGGCCTGA